Proteins from one Nicotiana tomentosiformis unplaced genomic scaffold, ASM39032v3 Un00086, whole genome shotgun sequence genomic window:
- the LOC138903862 gene encoding uncharacterized protein, whose protein sequence is MGGDKVQDKSSEGMENKFSEIQDQLQKLMEGMTNMNERNTQTDKELFEIKEAIRFMKQRNKGAAQFGVEPSIDGDSSTCPIRIHRQREMHIGSTSTGNNLFIRYSRLEFSQYSGSDLRSWLYKVDHVFSMEEVTFDERVNAASIHFDGEVIAWHRSYMRSRNIVAFPTWTEYALALNERFGEGFEDPMESIKNLKQIGSVGEYQAEFDRLLTEVNLANDNAISCFLGGLKPELNKAVKIQSPRTFMQAYKIARLQEGVFEAQAQSWGLKPVVRSPNHILPIPIQTKLQNSQKPPIPSSTFKRPFELNPNKPNRINSNSSGRRLTAAEMDEKRANGLCFFSDEKYVPGHSCKAKRHIFMVELNEEDTRIEVEVGESLQEAVEGIYEFMTISLQAFTGVTGYQAIRVTGYHEKRPLQVLIDTGSIHNFIDLEVAKRLGCKASPIVEQSISVADGRKVQTTSVCKNMQWLLQGTIFSSDFLLLPLGNVDIVLGVQWLSTLGRILFDIRNRIIEFVYQGNNHVLRGVTSQLKAAKANSLAKKNGVDTQFFMMTVISSEEESNHCHHIQAIQGYFISAEGVSTDPKKNAAVQQWPVPRNIKQLRGFLGLAGYYMRFIQGFGSICKPLHELLKKDGFLWTEESTTVFLKLKQA, encoded by the exons ATGGGCGGGGATAAAGTTCAGGACAAATCTTCGGAAGGAATGGAAAACAAATTTTCAGAAATTCAGGATCAATTACAGAAATTAATGGAAGGTATGACCAACATGAATGAAAGGAACACACAGACTGATAAGGAGCTGTTCGAAATCAAGGAAGCAATTAGATTTATGAAGCAGAGGAACAAAGGAGCAGCACAATTTGGAGTTGAACCCTCAATTGATGGTGATTCTTCAACATGTCCCATTCGTATTCATCGACAGAGGGAAATGCACATAGGTTCTACTTCAACTGGTAATAATCTCTTTATCCGATATTCTAGATTGGAGTTTTCTCAATATTCTGGAAGTGATTTGAGATCATGGTTGTATAAGGTGGACCATGTCTTTTCTATGGAGGAAGTCACTTTCGATGAGAGGGTGAATGCGGCTTCTATTCATTTTGATGGTGAAGTCATTGCTTGGCATAGATCTTATATGAGATCTCGGAATATAGTTGCTTTTCCTACTTGGACTGAATATGCGTTGGCTTTAAATGAAAGGTTTGGAGAAGGATTTGAGGATCCTATGGAATCCATTAAAAATCTAAAACAGATTGGTAGTGTAGGAGAATATCAGGCTGAATTTGATAGGTTATTGACTGAAGTTAATCTAGCAAATGATAATGCTATAAGTTGTTTTTTGGGAGGATTAAAGCCAGAACTTAATAAAGCTGTTAAGATCCAATCACCAAGAACATTTATGCAAGCTTATAAGATTGCTAGGCTGCAGGAAGGTGTCTTTGAAGCTCAGGCTCAGTCTTGGGGCCTCAAACCTGTTGTTAGATCACCTAATCATATCCTACCCATTCCCATTCAAACCAAACTACAGAATTCCCAAAAACCTCCTATACCAAGCTCCACTTTCAAAAGACCATTTGAACTTAATCCTAATAAACCTAACAGAATTAATAGCAACAGTTCTGGTAGAAGATTGACTGCAGCAGAGATGGATGAAAAAAGAGCCAATGGGTTGTGTTTTTTCTCCGATGAAAAGTATGTACCTGGGCATAGTTGTAAAGCAAAAAGACATATATTCATGGTAGAATTAAATGAGGAAGATACAAGAATTGAAGTGGAGGTAGGAGAATCACTACAAGAAGCTGTAGAGGGAATATATGAATTTATGACAATCTCCTTGCAAGCCTTTACTGGTGTTACTGGATACCAAGCGATTAGAGTAACTGGTTATCATGAGAAAAGACCATTACAAGTCTTGATTGATACTGGAAGTATACATAATTTCATTGATCTAGAGGTGGCCAAGAGATTGGGGTGTAAAGCTAGTCCTATAGTAGAGCAGTCTATTAGTGTGGCAGATGGTAGGAAAGTACAAACAACTTCAGTGTGTAAGAATATGCAATGGTTGCTACAAGGTACTATATTCTCCTCAGATTTCTTACTTTTACCACTAGGAAATGTGGATATAGTCTTGGGGGTGCAATGGCTAAGTACCTTGGGAAGAATTCTATTTGATATTAGGAATAGAATCATTGAATTTGTGTATCAAGGGAATAATCATGTACTGAGGGGTGTCACCAGTCAACTCAAAGCAGCTAAGGCCAACTCATTAGCAAAGAAGAATGGAGTGGATACTCAGTTCTTCATGATGACAGTAATCAGTTCTGAAGAGGAGAGCAATCACTGCCACCATATACAAGCTATTCAAG GTTATTTCATCAGTGCAGAAGGGGTGTCTACAGATCCAAAAAAGAATGCCGCTGTCCAACAATGGCCTGTCCCTAGAAACATTAAACAGCTGAGAGGTTTCCTAGGCCTTGCTGGATATTATATGAGGTTCATACAAGGTTTTGGTTCCATTTGCAAGCCATTGCATGAGCTGTTGAAGAAGGATGGATTCCTATGGACAGAGGAGTCTACAACAGTCTTCTTAAAGCTTAAACAAGCTTAG